The following DNA comes from Syngnathoides biaculeatus isolate LvHL_M chromosome 18, ASM1980259v1, whole genome shotgun sequence.
ctattaacgtttaagtctcaaacttgttacgtcgcgttgtactgatacacttgaccacattactcactatcttagatatagatcaaGTAATACTAACAGTATAAttagttgcctttaatattttaatatatatatatatataatatatatatatatatatatatatatacacagccactcacatttgaaatgtggtgtggtcagtcatgctcgcagataatgttgtgggtgtgattagggatggccttaaaataacttactagattaatataacatgactgtaaattagaaataaaataaacaaatacatagctaaaatagaaaacgaaaatttaaaactcagaaatgatcatttccaatttcactgatattagtagaacatgataaaacggtatttaaaatttttcatcaatacaaattcttgatctgacaaactttatctgtagcaaagttaaatgcactggcctgttaaggaataaacatgaacggtctatcccgcaatgttttgaaaatgctgaaagtttacttcaacataatcagcgttcATGGCAACAAGCTGgcgatacattgtaaacaaacatttctgtcggcaatcgtgacgtattgttgggggggggggcacgcaccacgggactgcagTAAACAGGCACCTTTATGTGCATACGgtcgacatattggccacacctgattcaagcgacgaggtggatgagagtctaatgttgttttgtttttgtttttttacgccgtcacactgcctcgcgaacGACGCAAACAGCACCCCTggctggtgtaactgaatttcctttgacatgcctcatgatgttgatgactttcgacttaaatgcgctcgcattacgtgaagcagttctgaacatgcgctttcgtacatgctcagtacggttaacttgcatttcctgtttccgggtgaatactggttgttttttgaagcagccttgtttagttaacgcTCAGGAAATAAacgcgtaaattaatgtcaagaccacacaaaatgagCGACGTCTTGAGATAATGCGAGAGGAGGGGccttactgttactagtgttagtgcctcaacatggctacgctcgtgaaagcaaaacaacaaactcaaacgcatgttcgtccaatgttgtcaactaataacCAGCGAGAGAGGGAGACAGACAATTAGTCGAGCGTCACAGACACGATACGGTCACAGAGTACGAGGGCCTCCGCCCAGAGTCTTACCGAGGAGCTCCGGAATCTTCCGAGCTGCCAATTTCAGGCAGGCGCGGAGGTCCTTCGGCATGACCCTCCGAGCCATCTTTTCCATTTTGACGTTTGCTTTGTCTTTGACCGCCAGCTGGCTGATCTCATGCAGCATGTTCTTGACATTGTCTTGAATAAAGACGATTCTGTCGTTCTTCAACCTCATGAACAAAGGCCTATGCTTGGCAAGGTATTTGATGAATTGCTGTAACTGCATCAAGAACTTCATGATAGTAGTGATCTTCGAGCCCTTGGCCTCAAGCAACTTCTGGAATCTGCGGGGGGCACAGcagtgggggagggggacacCGGGGGGTGAAGGCACAGTTTCCATCCGGGCCGTGGCGGCCCACGGTGGAAGCGGCTCGTACTCACCGGTTGAGATGAGGCATGTTGTCTAAGAACCGCCAAtcgcacacattttcacaacgCCACACGTCAATCATGTACGCCAAGAAGGATCTTACGCGGTGACTGCATTCTGCTTCATTTTCCGCGACCCTGTCTCGGGGTAGACCCACTGGGAATATTCCTTTAGGTAGGTCTCTGCGGAAACGGGAAACAGGCCGCTGCGTGAATACGATCCTCAGTGATCTGCTCCAAATGGGGCAAGTG
Coding sequences within:
- the LOC133491698 gene encoding uncharacterized protein LOC133491698 — encoded protein: MNIRMTRPKEIGTCPIWSRSLRIVFTQRPVSRFRRDLPKGIFPVGLPRDRVAENEAECSHRVRSFLAYMIDVWRCENVCDWRFLDNMPHLNRFQKLLEAKGSKITTIMKFLMQLQQFIKYLAKHRPLFMRLKNDRIVFIQDNVKNMLHEISQLAVKDKANVKMEKMARRVMPKDLRACLKLAARKIPELLGKTLGGGPRTL